The stretch of DNA ACCAACGGACAGCTCCCGGGGCCGTCCGACAGAGGCGAGGAGGAGAGCTCGTGAGCCCGACCGAGGACCTGCCGCCCAGGTCCGTGGACCGTCCGCGCATCGAGCGCGCCGTCCGCGAGATCCTGCTCGCCATCGGCGAGGACCCGGACCGCGACGGCCTGGTCAAGACGCCCGAACGGGTGGCCAGGGCCTACGAGGAGCAGTTCGCGGGGCTGGGGCAAAAGCCCGGGGACGTGCTCACCACCGTGTTCGAGGCCGACCACGAGGAGATGGTCCTAGTCAAGGACATCGAGCTCTACTCCACCTGCGAGCACCACCTGGTGCCGTTCTACGGGGTGGCGCACGTGGGCTACATCCCCGGCGCGGACGGCCGCATCACCGGTCTGAGCAAGCTCGCCCGCCTGGTGGACGTGTACGCGCGCCGGCCGCAGGTGCAGGAGCGGCTCACCGGCCAGGTGTCGGACGCGATCATGGAGTTCCTCCAGCCCCGCGGCGTGATCGTCGTGGTCGAGGCCGAGCACCTGTGCATGACCATGCGCGGGGTGCGCAAGCCCGGGGCCAAGACCGTCACCTCGGCCGTGCGGGGGATCTTCCGCAGCAGCGACCGGACCCGCTCCGAGGCGATGAGCCTGATCCTGAGCCAGCGCTAGCCAGGGGCCCTTCCCGTGAACCCTCCCCCGCGACTCGGTCGCGGGGGAGGGTTTCGCGCCTCCGCGGACGGGCACAAGCCCCGGGCGCGCGCCTCCGGTTTTCCGGCGTACGCGTAGGGTGATCCTTATGGGGCCGAAACACACACTTCCGGGCCTGCCCGACCGCGGGCG from Nocardiopsis dassonvillei subsp. dassonvillei DSM 43111 encodes:
- the folE gene encoding GTP cyclohydrolase I FolE, which codes for MSPTEDLPPRSVDRPRIERAVREILLAIGEDPDRDGLVKTPERVARAYEEQFAGLGQKPGDVLTTVFEADHEEMVLVKDIELYSTCEHHLVPFYGVAHVGYIPGADGRITGLSKLARLVDVYARRPQVQERLTGQVSDAIMEFLQPRGVIVVVEAEHLCMTMRGVRKPGAKTVTSAVRGIFRSSDRTRSEAMSLILSQR